Genomic DNA from Hordeum vulgare subsp. vulgare chromosome 2H, MorexV3_pseudomolecules_assembly, whole genome shotgun sequence:
ttgaaccatactttgaccaatcacaatggccggagtatcatggagtacaactatggcccgacccagagtggaaggttgtgaaactgggaagacgaaagacaaagcgttttagaggagacatggatggatggggccatggtggtggcagagaaatggggaacaaccaattccaagagcctactgagagatcacattgtggagagtgcggtgtaacagggcacaacacaagaaggtgtacgacgcgaaagaagaagtccaaaaacaatgattccaggtcaagccaaccaagtcctagccaaccaagtcctaaccaaccaagttcaagccaacaagggacgggtcaaggaaacacgagccaacaagggacgggtcaagcaagcacaacccaacaagttcctactcaacatgttcctagccgacttgggcttactagaggacgtggtgctagaggcagtggtggtggtagaggcaggggtggtgctagaggcaggggtgggataggtcgtggtggtgctagagacaggggtgggataggtggtggtggtgctagaggcagtggtgggataggtggtggacttactaggattggtatgcgtggatacctacgaggaccatttccgtatgtcacatatttgacttatctttatcatgttgtttttcatgctcctttgtgtgttattttactaactatgagcttttatgcctgttttgtaggtatggccgcttctcaacccaacaaggcaaaagcggagtggggggaggagaaggatgcagccagtgaggagcagcggttgatggagagggctgcaaagaagttgagagaggaggatgcagccgaagcgcgaaagaagaaggatgaggagcataAGGCAAGGATGGATGAGCAGTGGCAAATGGAACTTCAGTGCATGAGATATGAGActaggataaaggagaatgacaggaagacgctagagaaacgtaaaaaagaatatgaagctaactttaagaagatgATGGCACATGGCACATCAAAGAGAAAGCGAGAGCATCAACGCTTCACGGAGAGGGttaaggaagaggcttcaaaaatgcgcaaaagggaagaggaagaggaagaagagaggaagaagaagaagggaaaggggcCTTGCTCGAGCCAATAGAGCCGGATGCTTCTATTCTCATGCGCGCTTTCATATTTGAaccctatgtgttgttgaaccctatttgttgttgaaccttgttcgcttgcgcgctttcttactatgaaactccactatgtatgcacttttggacGTATGTTCTTTAAGAACCCtatgtatgtttgaactccaccCTCTTTGTGTTGTATATTTGAACTCCTCAAGCACTATTTGTGATGTATATTTGAACTCCTCTCAAGCACTATGTGCTGCAGTTTTCAGCATGCcataatgtgtggcgcctaagccttgggcgttgcacatgtgtggcgcctaaggattaggcgccacacatgtgaaacagagTAACAGAAAGTCCACATCTGAGATGCCagtaggttttcacatgtgtggcgcctaaggcttaggcgccacacatgtgcaacgcccaaggcttaggcgccacacaagtGAAAACCTACTGGCATCTCGGATGTGGACTTTCTGTTActctgtttcacatgtgtggcgcctaagccttaggcgccagacatcacatgtgtggcgcctaagccttaggcgccacacaaatGAAACAGAGTACCAGAGAACTTGGCTACTcttttgatgagtaatgctcatccttatcttagtttcactttgttctcatttcatcaagactatgtttctcatttcatcaagactatgttcatgaggatatgtcttgcactttgtttctcatttcatcaagactatgtttctcatttcatcaagactatgttgatccttatccttatcttagtcttctcaagtgctttgccatgactcacacacattatttaggTTGAGCCTATCTTAAGATTACAAACAAAGTAAGATACAACGTcttgatacaacttgctgaaattaagatacaacttggtgaaattaagatacaacttgctgatacaacttgctgaaatgaagatacaacttgctgaaatgaagatacaacttgctgaaattaagatacaacttgctcatacaacttcgtgaaatctactgagtccaacgtggatattttccttttccatcactggcttcttctgctgccttggccgcacgagctctttctctctttctctccctctcagcttcacgggcttgttcccgctgtctgtaaacctcctccagccgtagtttctcttcttggtttttccttatcatctcatcaagaaaagtcctctgctccacacagtactcttcccactctttcttctgcgctgttttctcctctgcttcagccttctcgcggcgctcttccaagtcccagctagcccatgcacggcgacctctttcacgaatctcggtcaccacCCAGTCCGGCATTttcgtgtcaatccaacgatagtacatgcagagaggaggaggagactaccggatagatcagattcaagtaaacaataatatcaagtaaacaataatctggatgacttgagcataccggaggcttgatgtacgcagaaatagattcgggtggatcaaattcataattggcgcacatgaaaaacttcatgcccaaccaatctgaaaaatcctccacctccttgaccttgcagagatcaccgcaccaacatcgaactgcttccacccccGAGGCAAACTCAcactcttcattttcttaggcctgatggtttgatccgagcaaggcaaactcatattgactaaaccggtggtagtgttctcaagtgaggctggatgacggaggaaggcagtccaatgcctccttttatagaccggAAAGGAGACGTCGAAatattggcgggaacggaggagggaaaggtggcgggaaaggagACGTCGAAatattggcgggaacggaggagggaaaggtggcgggaaagaagacgtggaaatattggcgggaacggaggagggaaaggtggcgggaaagggtgtgctcaaaatttggggggaacggaggagggaaaggtggcgggaaagagtGTGCTCAAAGGttccagcaggttttcacatgcgtggagcctaagccttgggcgttgcacatgtgtggcgcctaaggcttaggcgttgcacatgtgtggcgcccaaggcttaggcgccacacatgtgaaaacctgctggaaGCTGAATTTTGACAGCAATACAACATTTTGACAGCATATATTTTGACAGAAATTTAAAACATATGTGCAACACAAACAACAGAAGTGCAACACCAACAAGTGCAAATGATTGTTCACAAGtgcaacatcaacaccaacaacacaagTTCACAACTCCAAATGGTTCACAACAAAAGTAAAATTgttcacaacacaagtgcaacaccaacAAGTGCAAATGATTGGAAACTCCAAATGGCTCCGGTTCACATCTTGGCgcctcgtcccctcttagaaATTAGCTTCTTTCTTCTCGAAACTACAAATTGCTTCGGGTCATccgactcatcgtcatcgtcatcatcatcctcatcgtccatgcttctcatccttgacaaacgagagccccCGGCGACCGGGTTCTTTCCTTTCGCACAATCATCCAGTGAGTACCGCCTAAATTCCTTCctaggcttcaacatgtaagcggagcgttggaaagccttcaacgtcatcCCGTCCGCAAcctaatacatatgaaggttgaaagttcaaagttgaaggttgaaagtgcacaatgttttAAGGCTGTGTCATACCTcaggagtgtcaacatcatcctctacagtatttctttgggtattagctgccgaggtaatgtcaccatcgtccatacgagcgcccgaagaagctgaatcgtctagagtatttctttcggatgaaccgcatctcgaaggtgaaacatattcagggtcatggcaacctaaaatgttggataggcgccgtaacttcttgccctgttcctgttagattcaaatataaatgacatatataaAGTACCGTATGTTGCATTcgtgggcaaaataataataatgacacaacacctttatgaaaagacgaagtgcagattctcccttttttcctccaggtgtcttctctagaatatcttcggactcatcagcttgtttcttgacctctttgcgctatgatcacaagacaatgacatgcaagtgaataggtgtactagcattcatacttaacataggtgagcacacttaccacaaagttcaagacatgggcgaaggaagtttggtacccttcgtGAATTAACTTGTTGTAATCGCCTTGGGCAAGTGCACCatactcagtgggttcttccaatatgtcctcctcgtaagccgacggacaaatctcgacacgagtactctcctgaaaccatcttaggtagttgttgaacgcaagcgGACAATGCTGGCGGTGCTGGGTTCGTTGCGCACTCGAAGctgcctgcacactttgctcgaacataatgacatagttcttatgatgcttatgccaatccttgatcattcgctgcctcctcctatccaacctgcttttaacaaaacccatcagtagcttgctcaacactaagaacaaaactaatcagtacttctttattgtgcatgattttgttacctgtgaagctgtgtgtccgtgtccacccactccggtgggtgtggctgaaacaacccaaattgatgcatcacatgatgcgggagatgaaacttaaccgcccaattgcatataaggggacaacgcattagccaaagatgtttttTCCTGAAGGCATAGTGGATTGagctcgaacgtgtgtgcatcaccaaagtttggcccggcaccatatggctgccattccacctacaacacaacataaaaggcacaattcattttactcataacataaaagctggaagtcaactctgaaaccatcttacctgctcgggggtaagcgaatccatcttgttggtgtattgcttgtacaataggttcactttgcttgccacctccgataccaagtcccacttgtaagcccatgtaggaagccgtacagggttgccgtggtcatcccaggtattccactttgagcttttagggcgtccaacaggtaggcgttcccagctccatactgaaagtaggagcatacaaccaccaactccaccatCCTTTGTGGTtctgcgacaagcatcgtccaactacaagtaacaacaaacatgcatcagtttagcagaaaaagataacagagagtacttaatattaacaatttattacctgccgatacaagtaagctagtgcggccgagccccaactgaacttgttgtcgaaaacagtcaacgccttcaaccacatccatggagcattcttgccagtgccgtcggcaaagatagtcctagagatgatgtaccacatgtacacgcgagcgtacctctggatcacctcgtcatctgcgtcctcgggacaatgagcaaagttcgcgg
This window encodes:
- the LOC123430640 gene encoding vicilin-like seed storage protein At2g18540, with the protein product MAASQPNKAKAEWGEEKDAASEEQRLMERAAKKLREEDAAEARKKKDEEHKARMDEQWQMELQCMRYETRIKENDRKTLEKRKKEYEANFKKMMAHGTSKRKREHQRFTERVKEEASKMRKREEEEEEERKKKKGKGPCSSQ